Proteins from a genomic interval of Salinarchaeum sp. Harcht-Bsk1:
- a CDS encoding aldo/keto reductase: METRPLGETGHDSSVLTFGAIALNFLEQDEANEMMQDVLDAGVNHVDVAPTYGDAELKLAPTLEDHRDEIFLGCKTQERTYYGAWGELHKSLDRLGVDKLDLYQFHAVTNYDELRAITGDYSPEMAQGDHDPGALQAFVEAKEEGLIDHIGLTSHGDPALIRSAIDRMPELETVMFPYNYTLAGKEGPEYDYDAVLEKAHEEGLGTLCIKGFAKGPWPDDVPEDERPYNTWYEPYDDPEELEECLRFSLSQGMTTIPNAGDPKLVPAILEAAQHYEALDDEAQDELRARGAGGDSPVPTTYIE, from the coding sequence ATGGAAACCCGACCGCTCGGCGAGACCGGCCACGATTCGAGCGTCCTGACCTTCGGCGCGATCGCGCTGAACTTCCTCGAACAGGACGAGGCCAACGAGATGATGCAGGACGTCCTCGACGCGGGCGTCAACCACGTCGACGTCGCTCCGACGTACGGCGACGCGGAACTGAAACTCGCGCCCACGCTCGAGGACCACCGCGACGAGATCTTCCTCGGCTGCAAGACGCAGGAGCGCACCTACTACGGCGCCTGGGGTGAACTGCACAAGAGCCTCGACCGCCTCGGCGTCGACAAACTGGACCTCTACCAGTTCCACGCCGTCACGAACTACGACGAACTCCGCGCGATCACCGGCGACTACAGCCCCGAGATGGCCCAGGGCGACCACGATCCCGGCGCGCTCCAGGCGTTCGTGGAGGCGAAGGAGGAGGGCCTCATCGACCACATCGGCCTGACGAGCCACGGCGACCCGGCGCTGATCCGCTCGGCGATCGACCGGATGCCCGAACTCGAGACGGTGATGTTCCCCTACAACTACACGCTCGCCGGGAAGGAGGGGCCAGAGTACGACTACGACGCGGTCCTCGAGAAGGCCCACGAGGAGGGACTCGGGACGCTCTGCATCAAGGGATTCGCGAAGGGGCCGTGGCCCGACGACGTTCCGGAGGACGAGCGACCCTACAACACCTGGTACGAACCCTACGACGACCCCGAGGAACTCGAGGAGTGCCTGCGCTTCTCGCTGTCCCAGGGCATGACGACGATTCCGAACGCCGGCGATCCGAAGCTCGTGCCGGCGATCCTCGAGGCGGCCCAGCACTACGAGGCGCTCGACGACGAGGCCCAGGACGAACTCCGGGCGCGCGGTGCCGGCGGCGACTCGCCGGTGCCGACGACGTACATCGAGTAA
- a CDS encoding universal stress protein: MERVLVAMDESEPAERALEFALDELDAPSVTVLHVVGVPSMLMGEATALAFEDDLETAANERAAPVFERAREIASERGREIETVVGVGHPARNVVDRSEDYDAIVVGSHGADRGRASHRLLVGNVAETIAKRAAVPVTIVR; encoded by the coding sequence ATGGAACGCGTCCTCGTCGCGATGGACGAGTCAGAGCCTGCCGAACGCGCACTCGAGTTCGCACTCGACGAACTTGACGCGCCGTCGGTCACCGTCCTGCACGTCGTCGGCGTCCCCTCGATGCTGATGGGCGAGGCGACGGCACTCGCCTTCGAGGACGACCTCGAAACTGCCGCCAACGAGCGTGCAGCCCCAGTGTTCGAGCGCGCCCGGGAAATCGCCAGCGAGCGCGGTAGAGAGATCGAGACCGTGGTCGGCGTCGGGCATCCCGCCCGCAACGTCGTCGATCGGTCCGAGGACTACGACGCGATCGTCGTCGGATCCCACGGCGCCGATCGCGGTCGGGCGTCCCACCGGTTGCTCGTCGGCAACGTCGCCGAGACGATCGCCAAGCGGGCCGCGGTTCCGGTGACGATCGTCCGCTGA
- a CDS encoding arylamine N-acetyltransferase yields the protein MPRLDADRYLRRIGLDADAVAASDRDRELLARLQSAHARSVPFETLSICGHPHPDAGAGYDGEPIDLTTEWLYEKLVERERGGFCYELNGAFAWLLDDLGFDVQRCDARVASDDGGYGIPADHLTLVVDLDDGSSSREASGNRRADSSPHLVDVGVGAPVVRRPVPLDGSVVDNGLGVEWRLVAPQRPDADYRLEYREPASWSNEETEWTPRYILQDEARELSFFEAGCEYHSTAPDSHFTGDSIAMQATGEGHVTLSPGALTRTVRGETEKRDVEPEAYDRLLAEEIGIRLDET from the coding sequence ATGCCCAGGCTCGACGCCGACCGCTACCTGCGGCGGATCGGCCTCGACGCAGACGCCGTCGCGGCGAGCGATCGCGACCGGGAACTGCTCGCGCGATTGCAGTCCGCTCACGCGCGCTCGGTGCCCTTCGAGACGCTTTCGATCTGTGGCCATCCCCATCCGGACGCGGGGGCCGGTTACGACGGCGAACCGATCGACCTCACGACCGAGTGGCTCTACGAGAAGCTCGTCGAGCGCGAGCGCGGCGGGTTCTGCTACGAACTGAACGGCGCGTTCGCGTGGCTGCTCGACGACCTCGGCTTCGACGTCCAGCGGTGTGACGCCCGGGTGGCCTCCGACGACGGTGGCTACGGCATCCCGGCCGACCACCTGACGCTCGTCGTCGACCTCGACGACGGCAGCAGTAGCCGCGAGGCGAGCGGCAACCGTCGCGCGGACAGCAGCCCGCACCTCGTCGACGTCGGCGTCGGTGCACCGGTCGTCCGCAGGCCGGTCCCACTCGACGGCTCGGTCGTCGACAACGGCCTCGGCGTCGAGTGGCGCCTCGTCGCGCCGCAGCGCCCGGACGCCGACTACCGGCTGGAGTATCGCGAACCGGCGAGCTGGTCGAACGAGGAAACGGAGTGGACGCCGCGATACATCCTCCAGGACGAAGCCAGGGAGCTCTCGTTCTTCGAGGCCGGTTGCGAGTACCACTCGACCGCGCCGGACTCCCACTTCACCGGCGACTCGATCGCGATGCAGGCCACCGGTGAGGGCCACGTCACGCTGTCGCCGGGGGCGCTCACGCGGACGGTCCGTGGCGAAACAGAGAAACGCGACGTCGAGCCCGAGGCGTACGATCGGTTGCTGGCCGAGGAAATCGGGATTCGCCTCGACGAGACCTGA
- a CDS encoding bifunctional metallophosphatase/5'-nucleotidase, whose product MTATEAAIGEWRTLDGNPVRDGEGEPDLVFAHVSDLHGQLTPRYQVYYDNARSSPPVEFGSGGRTIERGGGVPLLAATLEELRAAHDVCTLMSGDTFHGSAATTYTDGRAMLDPVNDHVDPDVYVPGNWDYSNEAAEDGVFLELMDGLDAPVLANNLYDWDTGERIYDAYELLDVGGISVGVVGMTNVYVDRMAPAFYEGKYRFGKHPALLEESARAAREDGADVVVAVTEIGLPWMVQAATDCPTVDVMFSAHTHEYTYEPIVVEATDTVVVESGMGEALGRVDLRVRDGELQFRHHLYCLIEGNEATPEPDPAARETVERVRAPFFNDDPGFERGAGTLDQPLDTVVGETDTPLYRQSFLESAWNTLFNDALRAHFDADLAVSHGFRYGTAIPPGEITLGDLYTFFPMATPVARGVAYGQQLTSHMESFLEDNFTPYPYDQEDGRVRNFSSNVEVTLDPTAKRGRRLVGLRVDGEPIDPEATYSVATFRRPGDPERDLGNCGFPFRDIAVDDGTTPVDVIVEYLEANSPVDYEVMGLVETAEDGGRAQNTPADGPYPFVQPGVDYQDGEAYCETAMIPDGNAFPAEGRNRRR is encoded by the coding sequence ATGACTGCAACCGAGGCGGCCATCGGCGAGTGGCGCACTCTCGACGGCAACCCAGTCCGCGACGGCGAGGGAGAGCCCGATCTCGTGTTCGCACACGTCAGCGACCTCCACGGGCAGCTCACACCGCGGTACCAGGTCTACTACGACAACGCACGATCGAGTCCGCCCGTCGAGTTCGGGTCCGGGGGCCGGACGATCGAGCGCGGTGGCGGGGTTCCGCTCCTCGCAGCCACACTCGAGGAACTCCGCGCTGCCCACGACGTCTGCACGCTGATGAGCGGCGACACGTTCCACGGCTCGGCCGCGACCACGTACACCGACGGTCGGGCGATGCTCGACCCCGTCAACGACCACGTCGACCCCGACGTCTACGTCCCCGGCAACTGGGACTACTCGAACGAGGCCGCCGAAGACGGCGTCTTCCTGGAATTGATGGACGGGCTCGACGCGCCCGTGCTCGCGAACAATCTCTACGACTGGGACACCGGGGAGCGCATCTACGACGCGTACGAACTGCTCGACGTCGGTGGCATTTCCGTCGGCGTCGTCGGGATGACGAACGTGTACGTCGACCGGATGGCGCCGGCGTTCTACGAGGGCAAGTACCGGTTCGGGAAACACCCCGCACTCCTCGAGGAATCCGCCCGGGCCGCCCGCGAGGACGGCGCGGACGTCGTCGTCGCCGTCACCGAGATCGGGCTCCCGTGGATGGTCCAGGCGGCCACGGACTGCCCGACGGTGGACGTCATGTTCAGCGCCCACACTCACGAGTACACCTACGAGCCGATCGTCGTCGAAGCGACCGACACGGTGGTCGTCGAGTCCGGCATGGGCGAGGCCCTGGGTCGCGTGGACCTGCGCGTCCGCGACGGCGAGTTGCAGTTCCGCCACCACCTCTACTGCCTGATCGAGGGCAACGAAGCCACGCCCGAGCCGGACCCTGCGGCGAGGGAGACTGTCGAGCGCGTCCGAGCGCCGTTCTTCAACGACGACCCCGGCTTCGAGCGCGGCGCCGGCACGCTCGATCAGCCGCTGGATACGGTCGTGGGCGAGACGGATACGCCGCTATACCGGCAGTCGTTCCTCGAGAGCGCGTGGAACACCCTGTTCAACGACGCGCTCCGCGCCCACTTCGACGCCGACCTCGCGGTCTCCCACGGGTTCCGGTACGGGACGGCCATCCCGCCTGGCGAGATCACGCTCGGTGACCTGTACACGTTCTTCCCGATGGCGACGCCCGTGGCCCGCGGCGTCGCCTACGGCCAGCAACTCACGTCACACATGGAGTCGTTCCTCGAGGACAACTTCACGCCGTATCCCTACGACCAGGAGGACGGTCGCGTCCGGAACTTCTCCTCGAACGTCGAGGTGACCCTCGACCCGACCGCGAAGCGGGGCCGTCGCCTCGTCGGGCTGCGCGTCGACGGCGAGCCGATCGACCCGGAGGCCACCTACTCGGTGGCGACGTTCCGCCGTCCCGGGGACCCGGAGCGGGACCTCGGCAACTGCGGGTTCCCGTTCCGCGACATCGCTGTCGACGACGGGACGACGCCGGTCGACGTCATCGTCGAGTACCTCGAGGCGAACTCGCCGGTCGACTACGAGGTGATGGGGCTCGTCGAGACGGCCGAGGACGGAGGGCGGGCCCAGAACACGCCCGCGGACGGGCCGTATCCGTTCGTCCAGCCCGGCGTCGACTACCAGGACGGCGAGGCCTACTGCGAGACGGCGATGATACCCGACGGGAACGCTTTCCCCGCTGAGGGGCGTAATCGAAGGCGCTAG
- a CDS encoding aldo/keto reductase → MEYVRLGETGLEVSPLCLGTWRFGEESGDVVETDREAAHELLDAFAEAGGNFIDTANGYGGGNSEKWIGEWLEDQDREDFVIASKCYWSQVSRFQENLSRKNVRAEVEGSLERLGTDYLDILYLHRWDDETPIENTLRTLDDLVSEGKVHNIGLSTADGWKLMKGLWKADVNNYEAFTVTQPMFHAAYKEDVADYLDVAADQDLAVCPYSPLAGGFLTGKYERVGDGTYDVDVPEGSRGDITDVFDDWYVSERGWHVLDAIREVADEEDATPAQVALAWLMAQEDFTCVPIVGARTTDQLEENVGAVEVDLSDEQFDRIDQARYAEDGEVYESDE, encoded by the coding sequence ATGGAATACGTACGACTTGGAGAGACCGGACTGGAAGTATCACCGCTGTGTCTGGGTACCTGGCGCTTCGGCGAGGAGTCCGGCGACGTGGTCGAGACGGACCGCGAGGCCGCCCACGAACTGCTCGACGCCTTCGCGGAGGCAGGCGGGAACTTCATCGACACCGCGAACGGCTACGGCGGCGGTAACTCCGAGAAGTGGATCGGCGAGTGGCTCGAGGACCAGGACCGCGAGGACTTCGTCATCGCCTCGAAGTGCTACTGGTCGCAGGTCTCGCGCTTCCAGGAGAACCTCTCGCGGAAGAACGTCCGCGCGGAGGTCGAGGGTAGCCTCGAGCGCCTGGGCACGGACTACCTCGACATCCTCTATCTCCACCGCTGGGACGACGAGACGCCGATCGAGAACACGCTGCGGACGCTCGACGACCTCGTCTCCGAGGGGAAGGTCCACAACATCGGCCTCTCGACTGCCGACGGCTGGAAGCTGATGAAGGGCCTCTGGAAGGCCGACGTCAACAACTACGAGGCGTTCACGGTCACGCAGCCGATGTTCCACGCCGCGTACAAGGAGGACGTCGCGGACTACCTCGACGTCGCCGCCGACCAGGACCTCGCGGTCTGCCCCTACTCGCCGCTGGCGGGCGGCTTCCTCACGGGCAAGTACGAGCGCGTCGGTGACGGCACGTACGACGTCGACGTCCCCGAGGGCTCCCGCGGCGACATCACGGACGTCTTCGACGACTGGTACGTCTCCGAGCGCGGCTGGCACGTCCTCGACGCCATCCGCGAGGTCGCCGACGAGGAGGACGCGACGCCGGCGCAGGTCGCGCTCGCCTGGCTGATGGCCCAGGAGGACTTCACCTGCGTGCCGATCGTCGGCGCCCGGACCACGGACCAGCTCGAGGAGAACGTCGGGGCGGTCGAGGTGGACCTCTCCGACGAGCAGTTCGACCGCATCGACCAGGCCCGCTACGCCGAGGACGGCGAGGTCTACGAGAGCGACGAGTAG
- a CDS encoding MBL fold metallo-hydrolase, with translation MTVRYDGLRFDWFGYATARIEAPDGTVVYTDPGRYGTLDGTWESEYGGAPENLDDAHPHGPAYDAQDADVVVVTHDHHYSDDGVERVASDDATVVVYEGVSADGVAANSGRDVVEPEELPYDVVRVGYGDDLTIAGVEVDVIPAYNEPGGPDAAPDIDVTHPYELGCGYVVSVDGTRCFWTGDSDAIPEHEGLDVDVFLPTIARSFTMDRHEAADLAAQLDPGLVLPIHYNTFDALGSDSAAFAADVAKRSVPVALDEGWPADL, from the coding sequence GTGACGGTACGCTACGACGGACTCCGATTCGACTGGTTCGGCTACGCGACTGCACGCATCGAAGCCCCCGACGGCACGGTGGTCTACACGGATCCCGGCCGCTACGGCACGCTCGACGGCACCTGGGAGAGCGAGTACGGCGGCGCCCCCGAGAATCTCGACGACGCTCACCCGCACGGCCCGGCGTACGACGCGCAGGACGCCGACGTGGTCGTCGTCACGCACGACCACCACTACAGCGACGACGGCGTCGAGCGCGTCGCGAGCGACGACGCGACCGTCGTCGTCTACGAGGGCGTCTCCGCCGACGGCGTGGCCGCCAACAGCGGTCGGGACGTCGTCGAACCCGAGGAACTGCCGTACGACGTGGTACGGGTCGGCTACGGCGACGACCTGACGATTGCCGGCGTCGAGGTCGACGTGATCCCGGCCTACAACGAGCCCGGTGGCCCCGACGCGGCGCCCGACATCGACGTCACCCATCCCTACGAACTCGGCTGTGGCTACGTCGTCAGCGTCGACGGCACCCGCTGCTTCTGGACCGGGGACTCGGACGCGATCCCCGAGCACGAAGGCCTCGACGTCGACGTGTTCCTGCCGACGATCGCCCGCTCGTTCACGATGGATCGCCACGAGGCGGCTGACCTCGCCGCGCAGCTCGATCCCGGCCTCGTGCTGCCGATCCACTACAACACGTTCGACGCACTTGGATCGGACTCCGCCGCCTTCGCCGCCGACGTCGCCAAGCGCTCCGTCCCGGTCGCGCTGGACGAGGGCTGGCCTGCGGACCTGTAG
- a CDS encoding LemA family protein produces MVIWIVAGFVALVLLVLLVAYTVSIYNQLVSLRERVDQAKQNIDVLLKQRQDELTKLIDAAQEFMDHEEQVLTQLTEAREAAERASSPAEEAAADQQIRQALMDFEARAEAYPDLRSQTNMLQFQERISEIESQIADRREFYNEAVTQNNTRIAQFPYVLIARQFGFQERELFEATEAEKADVDVGAAFSEN; encoded by the coding sequence ATGGTCATCTGGATCGTCGCGGGGTTCGTCGCGCTCGTCCTGCTCGTGTTGCTGGTCGCCTACACGGTCAGCATCTACAACCAGCTGGTCAGCCTCCGGGAGCGGGTCGACCAGGCCAAGCAGAACATCGACGTCCTGCTGAAGCAACGCCAGGACGAACTCACGAAGCTCATCGACGCCGCCCAGGAGTTCATGGACCACGAGGAGCAGGTCCTTACCCAGCTTACCGAGGCCCGGGAAGCCGCCGAACGTGCGTCCTCACCCGCCGAAGAGGCCGCCGCGGACCAGCAGATCCGCCAGGCGCTGATGGACTTCGAGGCGCGGGCCGAAGCCTACCCCGACCTCCGATCGCAGACGAACATGCTCCAGTTCCAGGAGCGCATCTCCGAGATCGAATCCCAGATCGCCGATCGCCGGGAGTTCTACAACGAGGCCGTCACGCAGAACAACACCCGGATCGCCCAGTTCCCCTACGTCCTCATCGCGCGGCAGTTCGGCTTCCAGGAGCGAGAGCTGTTCGAGGCGACCGAAGCGGAGAAAGCAGACGTCGACGTCGGCGCGGCGTTCTCCGAGAACTGA
- a CDS encoding DUF488 domain-containing protein, which produces MTGTVHDTYVAAIRHDLVDLPEDARRIGVVRRPTSWFHGAVDENVPALGPPEDLLEDAKQREEDLKLQGICDDDAQNVAWDEVDFAERYRDYLETEEGSVAEDRLAELLREGTDVVLVCFENTEKKRCHRTILREVLEERVA; this is translated from the coding sequence GTGACTGGCACCGTTCACGACACCTACGTCGCCGCGATCCGGCACGACCTCGTGGACCTCCCCGAGGACGCCCGCCGGATCGGCGTCGTTCGGCGACCCACCTCGTGGTTCCACGGCGCCGTCGACGAGAACGTTCCGGCGCTCGGACCGCCCGAGGACCTGCTCGAAGATGCGAAACAGCGCGAGGAGGACCTGAAACTGCAGGGGATCTGCGACGACGACGCACAGAACGTCGCCTGGGACGAGGTCGACTTCGCGGAGCGGTATCGGGACTACCTGGAAACCGAGGAGGGATCAGTGGCCGAGGATCGGCTGGCCGAGCTGCTGCGCGAGGGGACGGACGTCGTGCTCGTCTGCTTCGAGAACACCGAGAAGAAGCGCTGTCATCGAACGATTCTGCGCGAGGTACTGGAGGAGCGAGTGGCGTGA
- a CDS encoding rhodanese-like domain-containing protein — MVDKITPATLAERIDADEQFALIDTRPEDSYEAWHVPDAANVPFDPDEGLSEDQLNQVNALVDGRPVVAICGKGLTSTPFAFALEEHGYDDTSVVTGGMEAWSTVYETVPIETRNDDLVVRQLQRRAKGCLGYVVGSKQAEEAVVVDVTRQTDEFAVAAQDAGLAITRVLDTHVHADHLSGGPALADEIGVPYHLGEAARERGVEYEYDPLSDGEVVELGDVEIEALHTPGHTTEMTNYLVDDELLLTGDTLFLDSVGRTELQFGEADAARGAELLYDSLHETVLDHPGDAKVLPGHLSVANDGRYETGSPGEPHVARLGDLRATLDLLGLDRERFVEQLAENAPEKPPNYERVIAINTGKATLDEGEATELELGPNNCAA; from the coding sequence ATGGTGGACAAGATCACCCCGGCCACGCTCGCGGAGCGGATCGACGCCGACGAACAGTTCGCGCTCATCGACACGCGTCCCGAAGACAGCTACGAGGCCTGGCACGTCCCCGACGCGGCGAACGTTCCGTTCGACCCCGACGAGGGGCTGAGCGAGGACCAGCTGAACCAGGTGAACGCCCTCGTCGACGGCCGACCGGTCGTCGCCATCTGTGGGAAGGGTCTGACCTCGACGCCGTTCGCGTTTGCGTTGGAGGAGCACGGGTACGACGACACCTCGGTCGTCACCGGCGGGATGGAAGCGTGGAGCACCGTCTACGAGACCGTCCCGATCGAGACCCGGAACGACGACCTCGTCGTTCGACAGCTCCAGCGTCGAGCGAAGGGCTGTCTCGGCTACGTCGTCGGCTCGAAGCAGGCCGAGGAGGCCGTCGTCGTCGACGTGACCAGACAGACCGACGAGTTCGCAGTCGCCGCACAGGACGCCGGGCTCGCGATCACGCGCGTGCTCGACACGCACGTCCACGCCGACCATCTCTCCGGGGGTCCGGCCCTCGCCGACGAAATCGGCGTCCCGTACCACCTCGGCGAGGCGGCCAGGGAGCGTGGCGTCGAGTACGAGTACGACCCGCTGTCGGACGGCGAGGTCGTCGAACTCGGCGACGTCGAGATCGAGGCGCTCCACACGCCGGGGCACACCACGGAGATGACGAACTACCTCGTCGACGACGAACTGCTCTTGACCGGCGACACGCTGTTCCTCGACTCCGTCGGCCGGACGGAGCTCCAGTTCGGCGAGGCCGACGCTGCCCGCGGGGCCGAACTGCTCTACGACTCGCTCCACGAGACCGTCCTCGACCACCCGGGCGACGCGAAAGTACTGCCGGGCCACCTCAGCGTCGCGAACGACGGGCGCTACGAGACCGGATCGCCGGGGGAACCCCACGTGGCCCGGCTCGGCGACCTGCGCGCGACTCTGGACCTCCTCGGACTCGACCGCGAGCGGTTCGTCGAGCAGTTGGCCGAGAACGCCCCGGAGAAGCCGCCGAACTACGAGCGCGTCATCGCCATCAACACTGGCAAAGCGACCCTCGACGAGGGCGAGGCGACGGAACTCGAACTCGGGCCAAACAACTGCGCGGCGTGA
- a CDS encoding translation initiation factor IF-2 subunit beta gives MDYETSLDRAYDDLPELGTEEDRLDVPEAALETDGAFVRFTNIERVADALDRDADHLHRYVQSELGTAGTFEGGQARYSGSFTRADFENAIDAYIAEFVTCSECGLPDTKLVKENRTQMLRCTACGAFRPISKRSTATSQQQQEAVEEGGTYEVEITGTGRKGDGVANRGKYTIFVSGAREGETVQAYVESTSGDLAFARKT, from the coding sequence ATGGATTACGAAACCAGCCTCGACCGAGCCTACGACGATCTCCCCGAGCTCGGCACCGAGGAAGACCGCCTCGACGTCCCCGAGGCCGCCCTCGAGACGGACGGTGCGTTCGTCCGCTTTACCAACATCGAGCGCGTCGCCGACGCCCTCGACCGCGACGCCGACCACCTCCATCGTTACGTCCAGAGCGAACTGGGTACCGCCGGCACGTTCGAAGGCGGCCAGGCTCGCTACAGCGGCTCCTTCACCCGCGCGGACTTCGAGAACGCCATCGACGCGTACATCGCGGAGTTCGTCACCTGCTCTGAGTGTGGCCTCCCCGACACCAAGCTCGTCAAGGAGAATCGCACGCAGATGCTGCGCTGCACCGCCTGCGGCGCGTTCCGGCCGATCTCGAAGCGGTCGACCGCCACCTCACAGCAGCAACAGGAGGCCGTCGAGGAGGGCGGCACCTACGAGGTCGAGATCACCGGCACTGGCCGCAAGGGCGACGGCGTCGCCAACCGCGGGAAGTACACGATCTTCGTCTCGGGCGCCCGCGAGGGCGAGACCGTCCAGGCGTACGTCGAGTCGACGTCGGGCGACCTCGCGTTCGCGCGGAAGACCTGA
- a CDS encoding sulfite exporter TauE/SafE family protein, with product MSSDWVTTGLSALVILVASVVHGIAGFGFAQVSMGVMPLFRSASSASIIFTATAVVSNGRVWWSVRDAFDWRKWIVPVGGLVVGMPLGIYVFSAFSEVQLRVAIGAVLVLAVVIVGATQQLDVVTDWIEASDYRPGNLIGATAGMLAGILGGAVAVPGPPMIVYGAFMSASDFWTDEEMKATFTAFFGTLMLYRLGSLTYTGAVTTPLLVEAAIAVPMVFLGAWVGVYIFDTIPERIFQWVVLALLSVNAFVLLFTSVPEL from the coding sequence GTGTCGAGTGACTGGGTGACGACCGGGCTGTCCGCGCTGGTCATCCTGGTCGCGTCCGTCGTGCACGGGATCGCCGGGTTCGGCTTTGCGCAGGTCTCGATGGGCGTCATGCCACTGTTCCGGTCGGCCTCGAGTGCCTCGATCATCTTCACGGCGACCGCAGTCGTGAGCAACGGTCGGGTCTGGTGGAGCGTCCGCGACGCGTTCGACTGGCGGAAGTGGATCGTCCCCGTCGGTGGCCTCGTCGTCGGGATGCCCCTGGGCATCTACGTGTTCAGTGCGTTCAGCGAGGTCCAGCTTCGCGTCGCCATCGGTGCCGTGCTCGTGCTGGCGGTCGTCATCGTCGGCGCGACCCAGCAACTGGACGTCGTCACCGACTGGATCGAAGCGAGTGACTACAGGCCCGGGAACCTGATCGGTGCGACGGCCGGCATGCTCGCCGGGATCCTCGGCGGCGCCGTCGCTGTCCCCGGCCCGCCGATGATCGTCTACGGGGCGTTCATGTCCGCGAGCGACTTCTGGACCGACGAGGAGATGAAGGCGACGTTCACCGCCTTCTTCGGGACGCTCATGCTGTATCGGCTCGGAAGCCTCACCTACACTGGCGCGGTGACGACGCCCCTGCTGGTCGAGGCAGCGATCGCCGTTCCGATGGTGTTCCTCGGTGCCTGGGTCGGCGTCTACATCTTCGACACCATTCCGGAGCGCATCTTCCAGTGGGTCGTGCTCGCGCTGCTGAGCGTGAACGCGTTCGTCCTCCTGTTCACGTCCGTTCCGGAGCTCTGA
- a CDS encoding AI-2E family transporter, with product MNLSKGFVLALVATLLVLSAMLIQPFLQYVLAAVLIAYLLYPLQIRLEAHVSPALAALSLVFVAVAGFVTPFVVILATVLESADRIPRDLDAEQGQLEGIETRIEELTGLEVDIVGALVGSGQEFGTIVFERSIQAIGTITFHLIGILLALFLVYYLLKDGDDLFDWLLRTVPLPTDVQHDLYDEIDDVMWGVLFGHVFVAIVQGVVAGIGFAATGVPNAVFWTAVMIVLAMVPLIGAIPVWGGAVVYLYLTGEPLLAVGLFVYSVVVVGLTDDYLRPFAVDRYAKLNPAVILLGILGGAYAFGIMGLFFGPVVLGALKATLRVGLENWSRIGGSDVR from the coding sequence GTGAACCTCAGCAAGGGGTTTGTCCTCGCCCTCGTCGCCACCCTCCTGGTGCTCTCGGCGATGCTGATCCAGCCGTTTCTCCAGTACGTCCTCGCCGCAGTCCTCATCGCCTACCTGCTCTATCCGCTCCAGATTCGACTCGAAGCGCACGTGTCACCCGCGTTGGCCGCACTTTCGCTCGTGTTCGTGGCAGTCGCTGGATTCGTCACCCCGTTCGTGGTGATCCTTGCGACCGTCCTGGAGAGTGCCGACCGGATTCCCCGGGACCTCGACGCCGAACAGGGACAGCTCGAGGGGATCGAAACACGGATCGAGGAGCTCACCGGACTCGAGGTCGACATCGTAGGCGCACTCGTCGGCTCGGGACAGGAGTTCGGAACGATCGTGTTCGAACGGTCGATCCAGGCGATCGGGACGATTACCTTCCACCTCATCGGGATCCTGTTGGCACTCTTTCTCGTCTACTACTTGCTCAAAGACGGTGACGACCTCTTCGACTGGCTCCTGCGGACGGTTCCCCTCCCGACGGACGTCCAGCACGATCTCTACGACGAGATCGACGACGTGATGTGGGGCGTTCTCTTCGGGCACGTGTTCGTCGCCATCGTCCAGGGGGTCGTCGCCGGCATCGGATTCGCCGCTACCGGCGTTCCCAACGCGGTGTTCTGGACGGCCGTCATGATAGTTCTCGCAATGGTACCGCTCATCGGTGCGATCCCCGTCTGGGGCGGGGCGGTGGTGTACCTGTATCTCACCGGCGAACCGCTGCTCGCCGTCGGATTGTTCGTGTACAGCGTCGTCGTGGTCGGACTCACCGACGACTATCTCCGTCCATTCGCCGTCGACAGGTACGCGAAGCTCAACCCCGCCGTCATCCTCCTCGGTATTCTCGGCGGCGCCTACGCGTTCGGGATTATGGGACTGTTCTTCGGTCCCGTCGTCCTCGGGGCACTCAAAGCCACGCTTCGCGTCGGGCTGGAGAACTGGTCCCGGATCGGAGGGAGCGACGTTCGCTGA